The Streptomyces sp. NBC_01439 genome contains the following window.
CTTCTGCACGATCGTGCTGGGCATCGGATCCGTGCGCAAGGCCGCCAAGGTGGGTGCCGTGGGCGGGCTCGCCCTCGGCTACTTCATGGTCATGTCCACGGTGGCGCTGGCCATCGGCCTGCTGGTCGGCAACCTCCTAGACCCCGGCAGCGGGCTGCACCTGACCGACGCGGCGCGCAGTGCGGGCGCGGCGCAGGCCAAGGCGGGCGGCGCCGAGAGCACACCGGAGTTCCTGCTCGGGATCATTCCGACCACGCTGGTGTCCGCCTTCACCGGGGGCGAGGTGCTGCAGACGCTGCTGGTGGCGCTGCTCTGCGGATTCGCGCTGCAGGCCATGGGCGCGGCGGGCGAGCCGGTGTTGCGGGGCATCGGGCACGTCCAGAAGATGGTCTTCCGGGTACTCGCGATGATCATGTGGGCAGCGCCGGTGGGCGCCTTCGGGGCGATCGCGGCGGTGGTCGGGGCCACCGGCATCGACGCGCTGAAGTCCCTCGCCGTCATCATGATCGGCTTCTACACGACCTGCCTGCTCTTCGTGTTCGTGGTCCTCGGCACGCTGCTCCGGGTGTGCACCGGGGTCAGCGTCTTCGCCCTGCTGCGCTACCTGGGCCGGGAGTTCCTGCTGATCCTCTCGACCTCCTCCTCGGAGTCGGCGCTGCCCAGGCTGATCGCGAAGATGGAGCACCTGGGGGTCTCCCGGCCGGTCACCGGGATCACCGTGCCGACCGGATACTCCTTCAACCTGGACGGCACGGCCATCTATCTGACGATGTCCTCGCTGTTCGTCGCCGAGGCGATGGGCAAGCCGTTGGCGCTGGGCGAGCAGATCTCGCTCCTGCTGTTCATGATCATCGCCTCGAAGGGCGCGGCCGGGGTCACCGGCGCGGGCCTGGCCACCCTCGCCGGCGGACTGCAGTCGCACCGGCCGGAACTGGTGGACGGCGTCGGCCTGATCGTGGGCATCGACCGGTTCATGAGCGAGGCCCGGGCCCTGACGAACTTCGCGGGCAACGCCGTCGCAACGGTGCTCATCGGAACGTGGACGAAGGAGCTCGACCACGCGCGCGCTCGCGAAGTCCTCGCAGGAAGGCTGCCGTTCGACGAGAGCACGCTGGTGGACGACGGGCACGGGGCACCGCAGCAGGACGCGCCTGCACCGTCCGCCGCGGCCGACGGCTCCGACGGAACCCCGAATTCCGTACCGCAGCCCTCGGCCACTCCCAAGGACGGGGTGCCGGTCTAGCCGGCGCGCCCCCACGGGCCGACCGGGCAGGGCTCGCCCCCACGGTGCCCAGCCCGGTCGGCCCGCCGCATTCTCCGCACGTGCACCCATAGTCGGCATTCGGCCACCGATAACCGAACCCCCAGGCTGTAAAAGGTACTTCCGTAACAGGCTGTGTGCATGACATCTTGCGTCCACCACTCGTTTCGTTCGACCCGGCCTGACCACCGGGTCT
Protein-coding sequences here:
- a CDS encoding cation:dicarboxylate symporter family transporter codes for the protein MAARRDRTHYLYIAVIGAVLLGITVGFAAPGVAVELKPLGTGFVNLIKMMISPVIFCTIVLGIGSVRKAAKVGAVGGLALGYFMVMSTVALAIGLLVGNLLDPGSGLHLTDAARSAGAAQAKAGGAESTPEFLLGIIPTTLVSAFTGGEVLQTLLVALLCGFALQAMGAAGEPVLRGIGHVQKMVFRVLAMIMWAAPVGAFGAIAAVVGATGIDALKSLAVIMIGFYTTCLLFVFVVLGTLLRVCTGVSVFALLRYLGREFLLILSTSSSESALPRLIAKMEHLGVSRPVTGITVPTGYSFNLDGTAIYLTMSSLFVAEAMGKPLALGEQISLLLFMIIASKGAAGVTGAGLATLAGGLQSHRPELVDGVGLIVGIDRFMSEARALTNFAGNAVATVLIGTWTKELDHARAREVLAGRLPFDESTLVDDGHGAPQQDAPAPSAAADGSDGTPNSVPQPSATPKDGVPV